The Chitinophagales bacterium genome has a segment encoding these proteins:
- a CDS encoding UDP-N-acetylmuramoyl-tripeptide--D-alanyl-D-alanine ligase has product MEIKQLYTLFLQSTGVVTDSRKVYDNSIFFALKGSNFNGNEYATKAIQDGASYAIIDEKKYQINEQYILVDDVLATLQQLALHHRQQVAPKAVIALTGSNGKTTTKELLSTVLTTKYKTHFTKGNLNNHIGIPLTLLAMPSNTEIAVIEMGANHQEEIKSYCKFTQPTHGLITNIGKAHLEGFGGIEGVKKGKGELFDYLKANDGIVFYNINDENIIALIKEKQIANKYSYGFHSILTTHFTILQEFPSITLDIDNTKIASTLYGNYNLDNILCAIGIGKFFEIPTTTIKMAIEAYQATNSRSQVIDWHQNKVILDCYNANPTSMYHALQNFAKSKSTNKIVILGDMFELGEAAQAEHQYIVNEIEKYKFNTIVLVGKLFYNCESNESVLKFETTDEAVAWFNQQTFKDAEILIKASRGMQLEKLITQ; this is encoded by the coding sequence ATGGAAATCAAACAACTTTACACACTCTTTTTACAAAGTACAGGAGTAGTTACAGACAGCAGAAAAGTATATGATAATAGTATATTCTTTGCTTTAAAAGGAAGTAACTTCAATGGAAATGAATACGCTACTAAAGCAATACAAGATGGAGCAAGCTATGCGATAATTGATGAAAAAAAATACCAAATAAATGAGCAATATATTTTAGTCGATGATGTTTTAGCAACACTACAACAACTAGCATTGCATCACAGACAACAAGTAGCACCAAAAGCTGTAATTGCACTAACAGGTTCTAACGGAAAAACAACTACGAAAGAGTTATTAAGTACCGTATTGACTACAAAATACAAAACACACTTTACCAAAGGCAATTTAAATAACCATATTGGTATTCCGCTAACACTCTTAGCAATGCCAAGCAATACTGAAATTGCTGTAATAGAAATGGGTGCAAATCATCAAGAAGAAATTAAAAGCTACTGCAAGTTTACTCAACCAACACATGGACTAATTACTAATATTGGCAAAGCTCACCTAGAAGGTTTTGGTGGAATAGAAGGTGTAAAGAAAGGAAAAGGCGAATTATTTGACTATCTAAAAGCAAATGATGGAATAGTTTTTTATAATATTAATGATGAAAATATTATAGCACTAATAAAAGAAAAACAAATTGCCAATAAATATTCCTATGGTTTTCATAGTATATTAACTACTCATTTTACCATATTACAAGAGTTTCCAAGCATCACACTTGATATAGATAATACAAAAATTGCGTCTACACTTTATGGTAATTACAACTTAGATAATATTTTATGTGCCATTGGTATTGGTAAATTCTTTGAAATTCCAACCACTACTATAAAAATGGCAATTGAAGCTTACCAAGCTACTAACTCTAGGTCGCAAGTAATTGATTGGCATCAAAACAAAGTAATATTAGATTGCTATAATGCCAATCCAACGAGTATGTATCATGCATTACAAAATTTTGCAAAAAGTAAATCGACCAATAAAATAGTTATTTTAGGTGATATGTTTGAACTAGGCGAAGCAGCTCAGGCAGAACATCAGTACATCGTAAATGAAATAGAAAAATACAAATTTAATACTATAGTATTAGTAGGAAAATTATTCTATAACTGTGAAAGCAATGAATCAGTTTTAAAATTTGAAACCACAGATGAAGCCGTTGCTTGGTTCAACCAACAAACATTTAAAGACGCCGAAATTTTAATTAAAGCATCAAGAGGCATGCAGTTAGAAAAATTGATAACCCAATAA
- a CDS encoding SUMF1/EgtB/PvdO family nonheme iron enzyme — MKTFFYLTISALLFATSCKGGKKSGESSATTGWNYNDPEWGGFEVSDNVQQATGPNLVLIQGGTFVMGATEQDLLYENNNVQRRVTVSSFYMDETEVTNVDYREYIYWLSRVFGTDHPEFVDAAKPDSLCWRSNLAYNEPYVKYYFTHPSYNTYPVVGVTWLQANEYCKWRSDRVNEMILIKEGYLTTNPEQKNEDNFNTEAYAMGLYTGSPGENQKEDLNPNGTGTRNVNMQDGILLPDYRLPTEAEWEYAALALIGDMPYEGEEVISDRRIYPWDGATFRYQYHNKNQGDFMANFMRGRGDYMGIAGALNDNAEITSDVHANFPNDFGLFNMAGNVNEWVQDVYRPMTEAYADDLNTFRGNEFTKMSDEEGLDEMGRVKYVRQDDDELAGRLNYRKAFALDYIDGDSSSQVEYNYGVSTLINNKARVYKGGSWKDRGYYMSPGTRRFMNEDMSSNDIGFRCAMVRVGSPDGNFFGGKAFSEQKKVLKKNEKARQYSK; from the coding sequence ATGAAAACATTTTTTTATTTGACTATATCAGCTTTGCTTTTTGCAACGAGCTGTAAGGGCGGTAAGAAGTCTGGAGAGTCTTCAGCTACAACAGGTTGGAATTATAATGATCCTGAATGGGGAGGTTTTGAAGTATCTGATAATGTACAACAAGCAACTGGTCCGAACTTGGTATTAATACAAGGCGGTACTTTTGTAATGGGAGCAACAGAACAAGATTTATTGTACGAAAACAATAATGTTCAAAGAAGAGTTACCGTTTCTTCTTTCTATATGGATGAAACTGAAGTTACTAATGTTGACTATAGAGAGTATATCTATTGGTTAAGCAGAGTATTTGGTACAGACCATCCAGAATTTGTTGATGCTGCAAAACCAGACAGTTTGTGTTGGAGAAGTAACTTAGCATACAACGAACCTTATGTAAAATATTACTTTACACATCCATCGTACAATACATATCCTGTTGTTGGTGTAACTTGGTTACAAGCTAATGAGTACTGTAAATGGAGAAGCGATAGAGTAAATGAAATGATTTTAATTAAAGAAGGATATTTAACTACAAATCCAGAGCAGAAAAATGAAGACAACTTCAATACAGAAGCTTATGCTATGGGATTATATACTGGTTCTCCTGGAGAAAATCAAAAAGAAGATTTAAATCCAAATGGTACTGGTACAAGAAATGTAAATATGCAGGATGGTATTTTATTGCCAGATTATAGATTGCCAACAGAAGCTGAATGGGAATATGCTGCTTTAGCTTTAATTGGTGATATGCCATACGAAGGTGAAGAAGTTATTTCTGACAGAAGAATTTATCCTTGGGATGGTGCTACTTTCAGATACCAATACCACAATAAAAATCAAGGAGATTTCATGGCTAACTTTATGAGAGGTAGAGGTGACTATATGGGTATTGCTGGTGCATTAAATGATAATGCAGAGATTACTAGTGATGTTCATGCAAACTTCCCTAACGATTTTGGTTTGTTTAATATGGCTGGTAATGTGAACGAGTGGGTTCAAGATGTATATAGACCAATGACAGAAGCTTATGCTGATGACTTAAATACTTTTAGAGGTAACGAATTTACTAAAATGTCTGACGAAGAAGGTTTAGATGAAATGGGTAGAGTAAAATATGTTAGACAAGATGATGATGAGTTAGCTGGTAGATTAAACTATAGAAAAGCATTTGCATTAGATTATATAGATGGTGATTCATCTTCTCAAGTAGAATATAATTATGGTGTTTCTACTTTAATTAACAACAAAGCAAGAGTTTATAAAGGTGGTTCTTGGAAAGATAGAGGTTATTACATGTCGCCAGGTACTAGAAGATTTATGAACGAAGATATGTCTTCAAACGACATTGGCTTTAGATGTGCTATGGTAAGAGTAGGTTCTCCAGATGGGAATTTCTTTGGAGGAAAAGCTTTCTCTGAACAAAAGAAAGTATTAAAGAAAAATGAAAAAGCAAGACAATACAGTAAGTAA